In Pseudomonadota bacterium, a genomic segment contains:
- a CDS encoding SAP domain-containing protein, with the protein MNASELKKRAMALGIQPGRKPRREIILEIQRAEGNAPCFGANDGSCRYTDCCWFDDCEVQHRKGEG; encoded by the coding sequence ATGAACGCGAGCGAGCTGAAGAAGAGGGCGATGGCGCTGGGCATCCAGCCGGGCAGGAAGCCGCGGCGGGAGATCATCCTGGAGATCCAGCGCGCCGAGGGCAACGCGCCTTGCTTCGGCGCCAACGACGGGAGCTGCCGCTACACCGACTGCTGTTGGTTCGACGACTGCGAGGTGCAGCACCGCAAGGGCGAAGGCTGA
- a CDS encoding PilZ domain-containing protein, whose amino-acid sequence MTHERQHFRRDWACDVEVEWAGAVHPARARNISLGGLYVDMADPPPVGQRVLIHARLPGIPDACILPSVVRWSQPGDGFGAQFESLRAVEVWALNRLLRSLAPAE is encoded by the coding sequence ATGACACACGAGCGACAGCATTTTCGCCGGGACTGGGCCTGCGACGTTGAAGTCGAGTGGGCGGGCGCGGTGCATCCGGCGCGGGCACGGAACATCAGCCTGGGCGGGCTCTACGTGGACATGGCGGACCCGCCACCCGTGGGCCAGCGGGTGCTGATCCACGCCCGGCTCCCGGGCATCCCGGACGCGTGCATCCTGCCCTCCGTCGTCCGCTGGTCACAGCCCGGCGACGGCTTCGGCGCCCAGTTCGAGAGCTTGCGCGCGGTCGAGGTCTGGGCGCTGAACCGGCTGCTGCGGAGCCTCGCGC